A genomic window from Scophthalmus maximus strain ysfricsl-2021 chromosome 17, ASM2237912v1, whole genome shotgun sequence includes:
- the LOC118288335 gene encoding neurexophilin-1, which produces MHPNRGFILLLLNGTACLVALGQEDASSSGPKSSTDDSSKTLGVLSDQAPLSPLSRWMLHSKSRAANDTALELPYRSPVPFSKQEFSKQEFWEMLGSDLLKPDASSSRVKRRPIVKTGKFKKMFGWGDFYSNIKTVRLNLLITGKIVDHGNGTFSVYFRHNSTGQGNISVSLVPPVKAVEFDLERQSVVYPKDSKIFNCRVDYEKVDRSKRTSLCNYDPSKTCFQEQIQSHVSWICSKPFKVICIYISFYSTDYRLVQKVCPDYNYHNEMPYLPSG; this is translated from the coding sequence GTTGCCCTGGGTCAAGAAGATGCGTCGTCCTCCGGCCCCAAGAGCTCCACAGACGACTCCTCCAAGACGCTGGGCGTCCTGAGCGATCAGGCTCCCCTCTCGCCCCTGAGCCGCTGGATGCTTCACAGCAAGAGCAGGGCTGCTAACGACACCGCTCTGGAGCTGCCCTACCGCTCCCCGGTCCCGTTCTCCAAGCAGGAGTTTTCCAAGCAGGAGTTCTGGGAGATGTTGGGCAGCGACCTGCTCAAGCCCGACGCCTCGAGCTCCAGGGTCAAGCGGCGGCCCATCGTTAAGACCGGCAAGTTCAAGAAGATGTTTGGCTGGGGAGACTTCTACTCCAACATCAAGACGGTGAGGCTGAACCTGCTGATCACCGGCAAGATCGTGGATCACGGCAACGGCACGTTCAGCGTCTACTTCCGCCACAACTCCACGGGCCAGGGCAACATCTCGGTCAGCCTGGTGCCGCCGGTCAAGGCGGTGGAGTTTGACCTAGAGCGCCAAAGCGTGGTCTACCCCAAGGACTCCAAGATCTTCAACTGCCGCGTGGACTACGAGAAGGTGGACCGCAGCAAGCGCACTTCGCTGTGCAACTACGACCCGTCCAAGACCTGCTTCCAGGAGCAGATCCAGAGCCACGTGTCCTGGATTTGCTCCAAGCCTTTCAAGGTCATCTGCATCTACATCTCCTTCTACAGCACGGACTACCGCTTGGTGCAGAAGGTTTGCCCGGACTACAACTACCACAACGAGATGCCCTATCTGCCCTCGGGCTAG